The following DNA comes from Microbacterium wangchenii.
CGACGAGTGGGACGCGATCGAGGCGCTGCTGCCGCCCGAGCCGCCGGCGGCTTCGGGCAGTGCCGGGTTCGACCGCGTGCACGGGGCGTGGCTCGGGCGGTCGGCGGGGTGCCTTCTCGGTAAACCCGTCGAGAAGATCCCGCGCGAGGGCATCGAGGAGATCGCGCGCGCGACGGGCAACTGGCCGATCCGGCGTTACTTCACCGCCCGCGGCCTTCCCGCCGACATCGCGGCGCGCTGGCCGTGGAACCGGCGCTCCGCGCCGACCTCCCTCGTCGAGAACATCGCCGGGATGCCCGAGGACGACGACCTGAACTTCCCGATCCTGGCGCTCGACCTGCTCGAGCAGCACGGGACGGAGCTGACGACCGACCACGTCGCCGAGGCATGGCTCGCGGCCCTGCCCGCCGGCCGCGTCTTCACGGCCGAACGTGCGGCGTACCGCAACATCCTCGACGCGCGCCCCGTGCCCGAGACCGCGACCCACCTCAACCCGTTCCGGGAGTGGATCGGCGCCCTCATCCGCGCCGACGTGCACGGGTGGGCACATCCGGGTGATGTGCGGGCCGCCGCCCGCTCGGCATGGATCGACGCGCGGCTGAGCCACACGCGCAACGGCCTGTACGGCGAGATGTGGGCGGCCGCCCTCTGTGCCGCATCCCTCGTCGCAGACACCGCCGACGCCGTCCTGGACGCCGCCGACGCCGTGGTCCCGCCTGCCTCCCGTCTCGCGCACGCCGTGCGATTCGGGCGTGCGACCGGTCGCGCCCTCGCCGATGGCCGCCTCAGCACGGCGGACGCGCTCGACGCCCTGCACGCCGAGTACGCCGGCATGCACTGGGTGCACACCCTCAACAACGCCGCGCTCACGGCGTGCGCGCTGCAGGCGCACGGCCGCGATTTCGGTGCCGCCGTCGCGCTCGCCGTCGCCGGCGGCTGGGACACCGACTCCGTCGGCGCGACCGTCGGGTCGGTCGTCGGCGGACTCGTCGGTGCGGACGGCATCGGCGCTCAGTGGACCTCGCCCCTGCAGGATCGGATCGCCACCTCGATGCCCGGCGGTTCGCACCGATCCATCCGACAGCTCGCCGAGCGCACGTGCGCGCTGTGGGAGGTGGCGTCGTGAGCGTCGTCGTGGTGGGCAGCATCAATCAGGACGTCGTCGCCCGCGTCGACCGCATCCCCGCGCCCGGCGAGACGCTGCTGGCGTCCTCGCTCGTGCGCACGGGCGGCGGCAAGGGCGCGAACCAGGCCGTCGGAGCCCGCCGTGCGGGCGGCGCCGCGGTCGCGTTCGTCGGAGCCGTGGGGGCGGATGCCGAGGGAGAGACCCTCCGCGCCGCGCTTGTGGCTGACGGCATCGACGTCTCCGGTCTCGTGCGGACCGAAGGGGTCACGGGCACCGCGCTCATCTCCGTCGACGCCTCCGGCGAGAACACCGTCGTGGTCGCCGCCGGCGCCAACGCCGCCCGTGAGACGCTGACCGACGCACAGCGCGCGGTCGTCGCCGGTGCCGCGGTGCTCCTGACGCAGTTGGAGATCCCGGTCGCGCTCGTCCAGGATGCGGCCGCCTCCCGCGGCGCGGGAGCGTGGCACGTGCTCAACGCCGCGCCGTCGGCGCCGTTCACATCAGCCCGCGACGCGCTGCTGGCGGTCACGGACGTACTCGTGGTGAACGAGCACGAAGCCCTCGACGTGTCCGGAACCGGCGAGCTGGACGCCGCCGTCGCCGCACTCGCCTCGACCGTCCGGGCGCTCGTGGTCACCCTCGGCCGCCGCGGCTGCCTCGTGGTATGCGGCGACGAGCGCGCCGAGGTTCCCGCGCACGTGGTTACGGCCGTCGACACCACCGGCGCCGGCGACACGTTCTGCGGTGTCCTGGCGGCAGCGCTCGCCGCCTCCGGGTGTCGCCCCGACAGCGTCGACGTCGCCCTGCTCGTCGACGCCGCGCGGGCCGGAGCCGCCGCATCCGCCCTCGCCGTCACGCGCCCCGGCGCGCAGGATGCCGTCCCCACCGCCGGCGAGGTCGCCGCCCTCATGAAGGAGAGCCGGCCGTGAGCGGTGGATTCGATCCCCTCGTCCCGCGCGAGATCGACCGGCCGACGCCGGTTCCGCTGGACGTCGACGTCACCACTGGCGATGCGGCGACGAGGCTCGACGACGCGAAGATCTTCATCGCTCCGGCGGATCCCGCCGACCTCGACGCGTGGCGCGCGCAGCTGACCGCGTGGCGCGAGGGCGCCCGCGCTCGCCACGGCGCACCGACCCGCTACGACGACCCGGCGTCGGCGTGGGCGAGCCGGTGCTTCACGGTGGCGCAGGTGTGGCAGTGGGATGAGCTCTTCTTCGACTTCGAGGCGCAGCGCTTCACCCCCGAACGCTTCCTCGCCGACGCGCAGCGCCGGTTCGGCGGCCTGGACGGCATCGTGCTGTGGCACGCCTACCCCGTCATCGGCATCGACGACCGCAACCAGTGGGACTTCTACGCCGTCCCGGGTCTTGCCGAGGCCGCCGAGGTGCTGCACACCGCGGGAGTGGCGGTGTTCGTGGACTACAACCCGTGGGACGTCGGCACCCGGCGGGCGGGCGACGACGCGACCGAGCTCGCCGCGACGGTCCGGCGGCTCGGGGCGGACGGCGTCTTCCTCGACACCCTCAAGAAGGCCGCTCCCGACCTCGTGGCCGCGCTCGACGCAGCGCGCCCGGGCATCGGGCTGGAGGGGGAGTCGAAGCTCGCGACCGAGCGGATCGCCGATCACACGCTGTCGTGGGCGCAGTGGTTCGCCGACTCGGAGGTTCCCGGCGTCCTGCGGGCCCGCTGGTTCGAGCGCCGTCACATGCAGCACCACATCCGCCGCTGGCACCGCGACCACGCCGAGGAGCTGCGCTCGGCGTGGCTGAACGGGGTCGGCGTCATGGTGTGGGAGGTCGTGTTCGGCGTGTGGGTGGGGTGGAACGAGCGCGACGCGGCGACGCTCCGCCGCATGCTGCCCGTGCAGAGGGGCCTGCACCGCTGGCTCGTCGAGGGGGAGTGGACGCCGCTGGCCGTGCACGACGCCCCCGTCTTCGGCTCGGCCTTCGCGCTCGACGGCGTGACGCTGCTGTGTCTGGTGAACACGTCCGACGCCGACGTCGTGCACGAGCTTCCCGGCGGCGGACGGTACGTCCCGCTGCACCAACCCGGCGACGGGGTGTCGTCGGTGACGGTGCCCGCGGGCGGTGTCGCGGCCGTCGTCCGGGTGCCGGCGGATGCGGCGGTCCCGCCGATCGTCGACGAGGTGCGCGCCGCGCTGCTCACCGAGCCGCCGGTGGCGGATGCGTCCTTTCCGCACCGCCAGGCGCGGCGACTGCCCGCACCGGCATGGACGGGACCTGTCCGGGACGATGCTGAGGAGCCTCGCACCGTGACGGTCGCCACCGGCACGCACGTGCTGACGGTCCGGTTCCGCGCCCGTGAGACCGGCATGTACGAGGGTGCCCCGTACGTCGACGAGTGGAAGCCGCTGCCGCCGCGCCTGCACGACCAGCGCACGCTCGAGCGCGTCGCCGAGGTGCCGCATCCCGTGCGGGTCGCCGCCGCAGAGGTGAGCGAGGCGGAGTACGCCCGGTTCCTCGACGCGCTCGGCGAGCACACCGACGCGCGCGATCCCGAGCTCCCCGCGACCGGGATGACCTTCGCCCGCGCCCGCGCCTACGCGGCCTGGGCGGGCGGACGGCTTCCCACGGAGGACGAGTGGCAGGTCGCCGCATCCGATCCGGCCTTCCGGCGTCGCATGCCGGAGGTGTGGAACTGGACCGAGTCGGAGCACTCCGACGGACGCACGCGGTTCGTCATGCTCAAAGGCGGCAGCGCGCACCGCAGTGACGGCTCGGACTGGTACTTCGACGGCGGGGTGCAGGCACCGGAGTTCGCCGCGAAGCTGCTGCTGCCGGGGCTCGGGCAGGACGCGTCGCCGTCGATCGGAT
Coding sequences within:
- a CDS encoding SUMF1/EgtB/PvdO family nonheme iron enzyme encodes the protein MSGGFDPLVPREIDRPTPVPLDVDVTTGDAATRLDDAKIFIAPADPADLDAWRAQLTAWREGARARHGAPTRYDDPASAWASRCFTVAQVWQWDELFFDFEAQRFTPERFLADAQRRFGGLDGIVLWHAYPVIGIDDRNQWDFYAVPGLAEAAEVLHTAGVAVFVDYNPWDVGTRRAGDDATELAATVRRLGADGVFLDTLKKAAPDLVAALDAARPGIGLEGESKLATERIADHTLSWAQWFADSEVPGVLRARWFERRHMQHHIRRWHRDHAEELRSAWLNGVGVMVWEVVFGVWVGWNERDAATLRRMLPVQRGLHRWLVEGEWTPLAVHDAPVFGSAFALDGVTLLCLVNTSDADVVHELPGGGRYVPLHQPGDGVSSVTVPAGGVAAVVRVPADAAVPPIVDEVRAALLTEPPVADASFPHRQARRLPAPAWTGPVRDDAEEPRTVTVATGTHVLTVRFRARETGMYEGAPYVDEWKPLPPRLHDQRTLERVAEVPHPVRVAAAEVSEAEYARFLDALGEHTDARDPELPATGMTFARARAYAAWAGGRLPTEDEWQVAASDPAFRRRMPEVWNWTESEHSDGRTRFVMLKGGSAHRSDGSDWYFDGGVQAPEFAAKLLLPGLGQDASPSIGFRLCWGENA
- a CDS encoding ribokinase, whose amino-acid sequence is MSVVVVGSINQDVVARVDRIPAPGETLLASSLVRTGGGKGANQAVGARRAGGAAVAFVGAVGADAEGETLRAALVADGIDVSGLVRTEGVTGTALISVDASGENTVVVAAGANAARETLTDAQRAVVAGAAVLLTQLEIPVALVQDAAASRGAGAWHVLNAAPSAPFTSARDALLAVTDVLVVNEHEALDVSGTGELDAAVAALASTVRALVVTLGRRGCLVVCGDERAEVPAHVVTAVDTTGAGDTFCGVLAAALAASGCRPDSVDVALLVDAARAGAAASALAVTRPGAQDAVPTAGEVAALMKESRP
- a CDS encoding ADP-ribosylglycohydrolase family protein encodes the protein MRLTWAQPEDLVPAELAALREQGVPEEELRPIERRWADAGGATQLAPSGASATPAPAALRALARTVLDELQALQRPSPDEPDEWDAIEALLPPEPPAASGSAGFDRVHGAWLGRSAGCLLGKPVEKIPREGIEEIARATGNWPIRRYFTARGLPADIAARWPWNRRSAPTSLVENIAGMPEDDDLNFPILALDLLEQHGTELTTDHVAEAWLAALPAGRVFTAERAAYRNILDARPVPETATHLNPFREWIGALIRADVHGWAHPGDVRAAARSAWIDARLSHTRNGLYGEMWAAALCAASLVADTADAVLDAADAVVPPASRLAHAVRFGRATGRALADGRLSTADALDALHAEYAGMHWVHTLNNAALTACALQAHGRDFGAAVALAVAGGWDTDSVGATVGSVVGGLVGADGIGAQWTSPLQDRIATSMPGGSHRSIRQLAERTCALWEVAS